GAATCGAGATATTCGGGTAGATACCTCTTTTCCTTCCATTGACGGAACTCCTCGGGCTTTTTGGCATGCTCGGTGGCTATTATCACCCACTCCTTTGCTATGAGATTAAGCCTCAGCTCTGACATATTTGCCCTCCAGATACAGATATTATATCAAATCTGAGCGATATGATATACTTTAGAAAAGGAGGCAGGTGAAGCTTCATAAAGACATACTAAACCTTATTGGAAACACCCCGCTTGTAAGGATAAACCATCTTACAGGCAATGAAGATGCAGAGGTCATGGCAAAGCTCGAGGGCTTTAACCCAGGAGGCTCTGTCAAAGACAGGATTGCCATCTCGATGATAGAGTCTGCCGAAAGGGATGGAAGACTCGGTGCTCATGGAACTATCATAGAGCCAACATCAGGAAACACAGGCATAGGGCTTGCCATGGTTTCTGCTGTCAAAGGATATAGATTAATCCTTACGATGCCAGAGACCATGTCAATGGAAAGAAGACAGCTCCTTAAGGCATATGGTGCAGGGCTGATTCTTACACCTGCTGAAAGGGGAATGCTCGGTGCAATCGAAAAGGCAGAAGAGCTATATAAGGAAAATCCTCATTACTTCATGCCACAGCAGTTCGAAAACCCTGCAAACCCAGAGGTTCATAGGAGGACAACTGCTATCGAGATTATCTCTGCTATTGGAGGTGTGCCAGATGCCTTTGTCTCAGGCGTTGGAACAGGAGGCACAATCACAGGTGTTGGCGAGGTCTTAAGAAACGAAAATAAAAACATCTGGATTACTGCTGTTGAGCCTGCAGGCTCGCCTCTTCTATCAGGTGGAACTCCGGGTAAACACAAGATTGCAGGTATAGGAGCAGGGTTTTTCCCAGGGGTCCTAAACACAAAGATATACGATGAAGTAATAACAGTCACTGACTCCGATGCAGAGAAGACTTCAAGAGAGCTATCGGTCAAAGAAGGGCTTCTTTGCGGAATATCCTCGGGTGCGGC
This portion of the Nitrospirota bacterium genome encodes:
- the cysK gene encoding cysteine synthase A → MKLHKDILNLIGNTPLVRINHLTGNEDAEVMAKLEGFNPGGSVKDRIAISMIESAERDGRLGAHGTIIEPTSGNTGIGLAMVSAVKGYRLILTMPETMSMERRQLLKAYGAGLILTPAERGMLGAIEKAEELYKENPHYFMPQQFENPANPEVHRRTTAIEIISAIGGVPDAFVSGVGTGGTITGVGEVLRNENKNIWITAVEPAGSPLLSGGTPGKHKIAGIGAGFFPGVLNTKIYDEVITVTDSDAEKTSRELSVKEGLLCGISSGAAMCAAIRVAKRLGKGKRVVVILPDRGERYLSTGLFQESP